GGCTCTGCGGTTCCCTTCGGTCACCGCATCGCTTCGAGACGCCTCCCGTTGGTCGGCGTCTCGCGTGTCTCGCCAACAACGCCGTTATGTATCCGCACCCGATATCAGTAGACAAGAATGGGTATGGAGAGATTACGCGATCAGGTCGAAAAAGAGAGCCGGGACCTGTCGATACTGGGGACCGTCATCGACGCCGGGCCGATAGGAATCGTGCGGTTGGCCGAAGAGACCGAAATTCCCGAACACAAGGTGCGGTACTCGCTGCGGATGCTGGAGGACGACGGGCTGGTCGAGCCGACGCCGCAGGGCGCGGTGCCGGCCGACGACATCGAGGAGCGCGTCGCGGACATCAACGCCGGGCTGGACCGGCTCATCGAGCGGCTGGAGGAACTGGAGTCGGCCATCCCGGCGGCCGAAGCGGCCGAGTGACCGACCAACTGTTTTGAGGCGCGGGCGAGAACCGCCGCTATGGACGTCGCGCTCATCAGCGACACGCACATCCCCTCGCGAGCGAGCCGG
The Halomicroarcula saliterrae genome window above contains:
- a CDS encoding winged helix-turn-helix transcriptional regulator: MERLRDQVEKESRDLSILGTVIDAGPIGIVRLAEETEIPEHKVRYSLRMLEDDGLVEPTPQGAVPADDIEERVADINAGLDRLIERLEELESAIPAAEAAE